The window TTGGCGCGGTTGAAGTAGGCTTCGCCGTCTTTGGGATTCAAGCGGATCGCTTCGCTGTAGTCTTTGAGCGCTTGGGGATTTTGCCCAAGGTCGTAATAAGCGTTGCCACGGTTAAAGTAAGCTTCGGCGAGTTTGGGATTGGCTTTGATGACTTTGTCATACTCGGCGAGGGCTTCTTTAACTTTGCCGGCGTCGTGCAGTTCGAGCGCCGCTTTGAGCGGATCTTCCGCTTGGCCGGCCCAGGCGCGCGTCGCGAGCGCCAGCAGCGCCAGGAGGATTGCGATTAGATTAAATGGTTTCGTCATATCCTTTACCGTTTGGCTGGCGCCATTAGCGCGTCGACTTTGTCTTTAAGGCTCGGGTCGAGTTCGACCGCCTTTTGGAAATCTTTCTGAGCGTCGTCGCTTTTTTCTTGTCTTACCCGGATCACGCCGCGGTTGGCGTAGATTCTGGCGTTCTTTCCGTCGAGCTTGAGTGCTTCGTCATAATCTTTCACCGCTTCGTCGTATTACCGAGTAGGGAATAGGCGTTGGCGCGGTTGTTGTAGGACTCGGCGTTTTTCGGTTGGAGCTTGATCGCTTCGCTGTAATCTTGCACCGCCAGCTCGTTTTTACCGAGGCGGCGGTAGGCGAGGCCGCGGTTGTAATAGATCTCCACATCCTTGGCGTCGCCTTTCTGCGCTTGACTCAAATCGCCGATCGCCTTGTCGAATTGCTTGAGCGCGATATGCGCCAAGCCGCGTTGGCGATGGGCGCGCGGCGCGTTGGCGTCGAGCTTGAGCACTTCGTCGAAAGTTTTGACCGCGCGCTCGTACTGTTTCTGCGCTAATTGGGCGTTGCCAAGATTGAAGTAGGCGTCGGTCGATTTGGGATTGAGCTTGATTGCTTCTTCGTAGTCTTTAATGGCGTGGTCGCTCTGGCCCATTTTGAAATAGGCCAGGCCGCGGTTGTTGTAGGCTTCATCGGATTTCGGCGCGGCCTTGACGGCGCGATCGAACGCGCCGACCGCCTCTTTAAATTTGCCGGCCTGGTAATATTTAACCCCGTCGCTAAAAGCGTTTTGCGCCTCGGCGCCAAAAGCGAGGGCAGGGAACGCTAACAAGAGGAGCAAGAAGTTCCGAATTGGTCTCATGTGGGTGTCTAGAGGCATAATGTGATTTAACGTATGGCGGCGCTTATGTCCAATTCTTTTGTCCCTCGGCTGGGCCTGTCTAATGCCCTAGACAAACTCGGCAAAAAAGAATATTGCTGTGAATTATCACGTATTGAGGAGGGTAACGCCTATGACCACAGCGACTGCGGTGAAACGCACCGCGGAACAAGTTTTGGGACAAGATAAAATTGTCTCGTCGGATTCCCATATCATGGAGCCGGAGGATCTTTGGGAAAAGAATTTAACGCCGAGCTTGCGCGCCAAGTTTCCGAAATTTCCGCCGCGCAATGTGGTGGGCGAGAAGCCGGGTGGATACGACCCCAAGGCGCGCTTGGGTGAAATGGCCGTCGACGGCGTCAGCGCGGAGGTTCTCTACGCGACGTTCGGGTTGCGTCTTTTCGCCCTGGAAGATGCCGAGCTGCAGGAAGCCTGTTTTCAGATCGCCAACGATTGGATGATGGATTATTGCAAAGCCGCG is drawn from Deltaproteobacteria bacterium and contains these coding sequences:
- a CDS encoding tetratricopeptide repeat protein, with product MKDYDEALKLDGKNARIYANRGVIRVRQEKSDDAQKDFQKAVELDPSLKDKVDALMAPAKR
- a CDS encoding tetratricopeptide repeat protein; its protein translation is MPLDTHMRPIRNFLLLLLAFPALAFGAEAQNAFSDGVKYYQAGKFKEAVGAFDRAVKAAPKSDEAYNNRGLAYFKMGQSDHAIKDYEEAIKLNPKSTDAYFNLGNAQLAQKQYERAVKTFDEVLKLDANAPRAHRQRGLAHIALKQFDKAIGDLSQAQKGDAKDVEIYYNRGLAYRRLGKNELAVQDYSEAIKLQPKNAESYNNRANAYSLLGNTTKR